GGCAACTCATCGTCACAAAAGCTGATGCGGTGCGCCTGAATGACTTGATGAATCATGGCAGCCACGTTATCGCTACTTGTACCTAAGGGCACGTACGTATCATCAAGGGCTTTCATCAAAGCCTGCCGGTGGGACTGAGAGCTTAACAGTAGGGCCCACACGGAGATTTGGGCCGAAGTCTTCTCCAAGTGTTTGACAATGGAATAATCTTTCGGTTGCATCCTCCTCCAGAACTCTTCTGCTTCTGCTTCGCTTATTGGCCTCTTGGCATGGTCTTTCTTCTGTCTTCCGAGAGCAAGCTCATCAGGAGCGTAGCATCTTCCAGACCTAGTCATGCCTTGGGCCACAGCGGTTTCGATGACAAACTTGGGTTTGGCGAGAGTTTTCGAAGGCACCAAGGCAACAGCCTTTGTAAGTGTCAGAATAACAAATTGTCTCATTTATTTGACGCTTAAAGAAGCGACAGCCCTTTCCAAGTCTTCCTGCGCAACAAGAGTAATCCTCTTTGTTCCACACCCGTCTTCGTCCATTTCAATCATATTAATGTTGCCACCCCCATGATTCGACAACGGGTTTGTATTGACATTCGGCACCGCCGGTTGGAGGGAGACTACCTCCTGGTCGATCAGATCCTGGATATTGTGCTTAAGATTGATACAGTCTTCTGTGTCATGTccaacactgttggaatgataagcacatctttGCTCCGGTTTTTAGAACTTAGAGTTGACATCCACGGGCTTGGGCCCCACAGGGTGGATGTATCCGGCTGCGGATAGTCTTTCGAATAGTTTGGTCCGGCTTTCAGCCAGTGCGGTAAAGTTCCTCGAAGGCCTTTTTTAAAACCTGGGACGAGAAGGATCATACCCGCTTTGCTGAGGGGGAGGAACCTGTTGATATTTGCGGGTATTTGGACGAGGAGCTTGGGTTCTAGGGTAAGGGTTTGTCTGGTAATTTGGCACTGGAGCTTGGTAATTCGGGAGGGGATTTTGATATGTTGGAGCTTGGACTTGAAAAGTGGGGGAAGGCGCTCGGTAGCTCGACTATACATTGGCACAGTTGGGAGCAATATTCTGATAAGGGGGTGGAATTTGGTAAGATTGGGGGTAATTTGGGTATATAGGGGAAAAATTTTGGAGATTTGGGGGTGGGTTTTGGTACGACAAAACTTGAGCATTTGGATAGGTAGGGGCAGTATTGTGGTTGTTGGGATGATTGGACTGTGGGTAATAGGCTTGGTGAGACTTTGGTGAAGGCTTGGAGCAATCTTGAGGACGCGACGAGTTTCTGGGAGTTTTTTTCCCCCATATGAAACAGCGGCAACCTTCTCTCTCTTCTTCCTCATCAATTCGGAAGATCCAGGTGACGCGGATACTCGAGCTATCTTCCCCGACTTCAGACCGTCTTTGATAGTCTCGCCAACTTTGACTATCTCGGCGAATTTGGCTCCGACTAACAAAATGATTCTGTCAtagtctacaaaaatcagacacactaacatttctcatggagtacaaaactacaaaagtctatttttttctccaaacagaATAACACATATTCATTATCACAATCTCCTTTTCGGTCATTGGAGTCCTCACCCTTCCTGCTTCTTTCCTCCATCTGTAGGCAAATTCCCGATAGCTTTCAGTCGATTTCTGCTTCACCTTCTCTAGAGAATACCGATCATGAACTATCTCAACATTGTACGCAAATCGGTCGATGAAGTCTTTAGCTAATGCGCTCCAATTGGGCCACTGCCTGGTTTCGTGTGACGTAAACCATTCGAGGGCCTCCCCGCACAGACTCCGGCTGAAAAGCCTCATCAATAAAGCCTCATCtttgccaactcccacgagCTGGTCATAGTACGCTCTCAAATGCGCCATGGGGTTTCCTACTCCTCCGAAGGTATCAAACTTCGGAATTTTGAACCCTTCGGGAAGGTTCAAATCTGGATGGATACACAATTCTGCATAACTCAGTCCGGCGACGTCTGGGATGCACTGCAGCTCTTTCATAGCCCTTTTGATCTCCTCCTTTATGTCGATCTTCGCTTCTTCTCTTGCCTTCCATTCTCTCTCTTGTTCCTCGTAGTGATCTAACTCGGAACCGTTCATGATCGGCAGGAATGGGAACTTGGAAGGTGGTTCTTTTTGGGAGGGGTGGAGCTATAGAAGGACTTGGGACGTTTTGGGCGGTTTGGTAGTTTTGTGGGTAGGTTTGAGGATTGTTGTTTTGGTTTAAGTGGGGATGCGGTGTTTGGGGGTTGAAGGTAGTTggattttggttttgattttggggcGGTGGGGCTGTTTGAGTATTCTGGGGATGTGGTGGCATTTGAGGAGGGTTATTTGGAAGAGGTGAGGGAGTTTGATAAGATACAGAAGCATACTGGGGGTTTTGGGTTGTTAAATCTATCACAGACGGATTATGCACAGGTGTTGGCGGCGGCATCTGAGTTGGATCCGTGTTTGACAAAGGGAAGTAAATCGGAGGTCTTGCATCAACAAAATTAGGGCCAATTCTGGGTGGAGGCTGTCCTGCCTCCGCTGTATTTCGACTCTCATCTCGGCTATCTGTTGCATCAGTTGCGTGATCAGTTCATTTTGTTCCGCAACGGTGGGCTGAGCCACCACAACGTCTGTGAGACTAATTTCGTCGTTATTGTCTCCCATAACTGTATTTCCTTTGTCTGAGTTTGGTCTGGGGAAGGAATCTGTAGGACCTTTCGATCTGGTGAAGTAAGGCTGATCTGCCAGCTTTGATCGACACAGACCAGTTAGAAGTACCTGTGAAGTGAAACAACTCAACGGCAGATTTGTTAGCGCATTTTCGgagtacaaaatgcataatatcacacagaga
The window above is part of the Solanum pennellii chromosome 5, SPENNV200 genome. Proteins encoded here:
- the LOC107019693 gene encoding uncharacterized protein LOC107019693: MNGSELDHYEEQEREWKAREEAKIDIKEEIKRAMKELQCIPDVAGLSYAELCIHPDLNLPEGFKIPKFDTFGGVGNPMAHLRAYYDQLVGVGKDEALLMRLFSRSLCGEALEWFTSHETRQWPNWSALAKDFIDRFAYNVEIVHDRYSLEKVKQKSTESYREFAYRWRKEAGRVRTPMTEKEINHFVSRSQIRRDSQSWRDYQRRSEVGEDSSSIRVTWIFRIDEEEEREGCRCFIWGKKTPRNSSRPQDCSKPSPKSHQAYYPQSNHPNNHNTAPTYPNAQSSYRAPSPTFQVQAPTYQNPLPNYQAPVPNYQTNPYPRTQAPRPNTRKYQQVPPPQQSGYDPSRPSVGHDTEDCINLKHNIQDLIDQEVVSLQPAVPNVNTNPLSNHGGGNINMIEMDEDGCGTKRITLVAQEDLERAVASLSVK